A region of Drosophila mauritiana strain mau12 chromosome 3L, ASM438214v1, whole genome shotgun sequence DNA encodes the following proteins:
- the LOC117141904 gene encoding uncharacterized protein LOC117141904 isoform X4 — MSSWAERVHRRAADLGNVVTSCGHPATAPAYPYRLEKVKFGVPLEEVCKHNNNIPGPLLVLILKLNKESPNRRDVFRAPGHQGAMKKLIHFLQAGRLVNVDNYSVFTIASVLKKFLRKIPNGIFGRSGEMELFAINDLQNEAEQTERLHRLFGSLPKYTQHLLVLLFGTFRVIASNAAHASTGMTSEALGVSVAPSFFQSCVSDGKTARMEDVLKFKVSTKIMQNIIDKFATHDIFGRDNYEYYARVTGRILKVQDEWICSFQYPPPPRGKLAQQKYALQHSLEAEKTWLQCQCERWGLLAQEESRSTPALLTSSSSALENSVLSLGVSPEHSFIESCARLSVSLEGPGIYAMTSSPLPAKRNGNGNGNATDYDYDDYADDDEDNDELDGVHDFGAELEISSIAPPQGSRGIYRHKQRAQQQPHHYQQQLQQVPPQHQRDYDEDDDDDEDEMTFVKRRYRQNKKKPAPPSSSQHQRRLRTGTKSLDGGGERRTGSGAAAGSGGGASGSAVGNPTPPKLKQRTCSRCNRGIRHSSSCSSNSAGATGSNSGGGGNGGSGAGNGGGAEGGMTMEELRAVNRYAESTKSLSYLPQLATSV; from the exons ATGTCCAGCTGGGCAGAACGCGTCCATAGGCGCGCCGCGGATTTGGGCAACGTGGTGACCTCCTGCGGCCACCCCGCCACTGCACCCGCCTATCCGTACCGCCTCGAAAAGGTCAAATTCGGTGTGCCGCTGGAGGAGGTGTGcaagcacaacaacaacattcCCGGGCCCCTGCTCGTCCTGATCCTCAAGCTGAACAAGGAGTCACCGAACCGCCGCGATGTATTCCGCGCCCCCGGCCACCAGGGCGCCATGAAGAAGCTCATCCACTTCCTGCAGGCCGGTCGGCTGGTCAACGTGGACAACTATTCGGTGTTCACCATCGCCAGCGTGCTCAAGAAGTTCCTGCGCAAGATCCCCAATGGGATATTCGGGCGCAGCGGCGAGATGGAGCTGTTCGCCATCAACGATCTGCAAAACGAAGCCGAGCAAACGGAGCGACTGCACAG ACTCTTCGGTTCGCTGCCGAAATACACACAGCATCTATTAGTTCTACTGTTCGGCACATTCCGGGTTATCGCGAGCAATGCGGCCCACGCCTCCACCGGAATGACCAGCGAGGCGCTGGGCGTTTCCGTGGCCCCCAGTTTCTTTCAATCCTGCGTCAGCGATGGCAAAACTGCCCGCATGGAGGATGTGCTCAAGTTCAAG GTCTCTACGAAGATCATGCAGAATATAATTGATAAGTTTGCCACGCACGACATCTTCGGGCGCGACAACTACGAGTACTACGCCCGCGTCACAGGACGCATTCTCAAGGTGCAGGACGAGTGGATATGCAGCTTTCAGTATCCACCACCGCCACGTGGCAAGTTGGCTCAACAAAAATACGCAT TGCAACATTCTTTGGAGGCGGAGAAGACATGGCTGCAGTGCCAATGCGAGCGTTGGGGCTTAC TGGCCCAGGAGGAGTCCCGCTCGACGCCCGCCCTGCTGACCAGCTCCAGTTCCGCATTGGAGAACAGTGTCCTGTCGCTGGGCGTTTCCCCCGAGCACTCGTTCATCGAGAGCTGCGCCCGTCTCTCGGTTTCGCTGGAGGGACCTGGCATCTATGCCATGACATCGTCGCCGTTGCCGGCGAAGcggaatggcaatggcaacggCAATGCCACGGACTACGACTACGATGACTATGCCGACGATGATGAGGACAACGATGAGCTGGACGGCGTTCACGACTTTGGTGCCGAATTGGAGATCAGTAGCATAGCTCCGCCGCAGGGAAGTCGTGGCATCTATCGCCACAAGCAGCGAgcccagcagcagccacaccactaccaacagcagctgcagcaggtgCCGCCTCAGCACCAGCGGGACTacgacgaggacgacgacgatgatgaggaTGAGATGACGTTTGTGAAGCGCCGGTATCGACAGAACAAAAAGAAGCCAGCGCCGCCGAGCAGCAGCCAACATCAGAGGCGATTGCGCACTGGCACCAAGAGTCTCGATGGCGGAGGGGAGAGGCGCACGGGATCGGGAGCAGCGGCAGGATCAGGAGGAGGTGCTTCAGGCTCAGCAGTTGGCAATCCCACGCCGCCCAAGCTCAAGCAGCGAACGTGCAGCCGCTGCAATCGAGGCATTCGGCACAGCAGCTCGTGCAGCTCCAACTCCGCCGGAGCAACTGGCTCGAATAGCGGAGGAGGCGGCAACGGAGGCTCCGGAGCCGGAAACGGAGGAGGCGCCGAAGGCGGCATGACCATGGAGGAGCTGAGGGCCGTCAACCGATATGCGGAGAGCACCAAGAGCCTCTCGTATCTGCCACAG TTGGCAACATCCGTTTGA
- the LOC117141904 gene encoding uncharacterized protein LOC117141904 isoform X1, translated as MSSWAERVHRRAADLGNVVTSCGHPATAPAYPYRLEKVKFGVPLEEVCKHNNNIPGPLLVLILKLNKESPNRRDVFRAPGHQGAMKKLIHFLQAGRLVNVDNYSVFTIASVLKKFLRKIPNGIFGRSGEMELFAINDLQNEAEQTERLHRLFGSLPKYTQHLLVLLFGTFRVIASNAAHASTGMTSEALGVSVAPSFFQSCVSDGKTARMEDVLKFKVSTKIMQNIIDKFATHDIFGRDNYEYYARVTGRILKVQDEWICSFQYPPPPRGKLAQQKYALQHSLEAEKTWLQCQCERWGLLAQEESRSTPALLTSSSSALENSVLSLGVSPEHSFIESCARLSVSLEGPGIYAMTSSPLPAKRNGNGNGNATDYDYDDYADDDEDNDELDGVHDFGAELEISSIAPPQGSRGIYRHKQRAQQQPHHYQQQLQQVPPQHQRDYDEDDDDDEDEMTFVKRRYRQNKKKPAPPSSSQHQRRLRTGTKSLDGGGERRTGSGAAAGSGGGASGSAVGNPTPPKLKQRTCSRCNRGIRHSSSCSSNSAGATGSNSGGGGNGGSGAGNGGGAEGGMTMEELRAVNRYAESTKSLSYLPQVHERQTARMRTRSEWFLGPRDAVVTLQLPADTCSNCCLAAAAGYLGGGSTRDMRQAQTEGERNQAALLYHFYRRQQQQQQQQQQEQHYDDMMDTEDSYGQQKEQQQQQEQQQQHIHSKGLLRPPPMQHQHQQQQQQRRLLLDVNSGSYNAGLTTLTTNNTHFGDDLANYLHEPLSNTCYYSSQCLNRLPPVVVVREEQQLAEVTDSDGDGDSLDGGALHTLQAHELQHHVEPRQAAMLLLRHSTPQQQHRSSMASSLYQSFDVTSADLSHGNDHNRSGHNNSNNNHHNNNFATVIFNVLDFLF; from the exons ATGTCCAGCTGGGCAGAACGCGTCCATAGGCGCGCCGCGGATTTGGGCAACGTGGTGACCTCCTGCGGCCACCCCGCCACTGCACCCGCCTATCCGTACCGCCTCGAAAAGGTCAAATTCGGTGTGCCGCTGGAGGAGGTGTGcaagcacaacaacaacattcCCGGGCCCCTGCTCGTCCTGATCCTCAAGCTGAACAAGGAGTCACCGAACCGCCGCGATGTATTCCGCGCCCCCGGCCACCAGGGCGCCATGAAGAAGCTCATCCACTTCCTGCAGGCCGGTCGGCTGGTCAACGTGGACAACTATTCGGTGTTCACCATCGCCAGCGTGCTCAAGAAGTTCCTGCGCAAGATCCCCAATGGGATATTCGGGCGCAGCGGCGAGATGGAGCTGTTCGCCATCAACGATCTGCAAAACGAAGCCGAGCAAACGGAGCGACTGCACAG ACTCTTCGGTTCGCTGCCGAAATACACACAGCATCTATTAGTTCTACTGTTCGGCACATTCCGGGTTATCGCGAGCAATGCGGCCCACGCCTCCACCGGAATGACCAGCGAGGCGCTGGGCGTTTCCGTGGCCCCCAGTTTCTTTCAATCCTGCGTCAGCGATGGCAAAACTGCCCGCATGGAGGATGTGCTCAAGTTCAAG GTCTCTACGAAGATCATGCAGAATATAATTGATAAGTTTGCCACGCACGACATCTTCGGGCGCGACAACTACGAGTACTACGCCCGCGTCACAGGACGCATTCTCAAGGTGCAGGACGAGTGGATATGCAGCTTTCAGTATCCACCACCGCCACGTGGCAAGTTGGCTCAACAAAAATACGCAT TGCAACATTCTTTGGAGGCGGAGAAGACATGGCTGCAGTGCCAATGCGAGCGTTGGGGCTTAC TGGCCCAGGAGGAGTCCCGCTCGACGCCCGCCCTGCTGACCAGCTCCAGTTCCGCATTGGAGAACAGTGTCCTGTCGCTGGGCGTTTCCCCCGAGCACTCGTTCATCGAGAGCTGCGCCCGTCTCTCGGTTTCGCTGGAGGGACCTGGCATCTATGCCATGACATCGTCGCCGTTGCCGGCGAAGcggaatggcaatggcaacggCAATGCCACGGACTACGACTACGATGACTATGCCGACGATGATGAGGACAACGATGAGCTGGACGGCGTTCACGACTTTGGTGCCGAATTGGAGATCAGTAGCATAGCTCCGCCGCAGGGAAGTCGTGGCATCTATCGCCACAAGCAGCGAgcccagcagcagccacaccactaccaacagcagctgcagcaggtgCCGCCTCAGCACCAGCGGGACTacgacgaggacgacgacgatgatgaggaTGAGATGACGTTTGTGAAGCGCCGGTATCGACAGAACAAAAAGAAGCCAGCGCCGCCGAGCAGCAGCCAACATCAGAGGCGATTGCGCACTGGCACCAAGAGTCTCGATGGCGGAGGGGAGAGGCGCACGGGATCGGGAGCAGCGGCAGGATCAGGAGGAGGTGCTTCAGGCTCAGCAGTTGGCAATCCCACGCCGCCCAAGCTCAAGCAGCGAACGTGCAGCCGCTGCAATCGAGGCATTCGGCACAGCAGCTCGTGCAGCTCCAACTCCGCCGGAGCAACTGGCTCGAATAGCGGAGGAGGCGGCAACGGAGGCTCCGGAGCCGGAAACGGAGGAGGCGCCGAAGGCGGCATGACCATGGAGGAGCTGAGGGCCGTCAACCGATATGCGGAGAGCACCAAGAGCCTCTCGTATCTGCCACAG GTCCATGAACGCCAAACCGCCCGCATGCGCACCCGCTCCGAGTGGTTCCTGGGTCCCCGGGACGCGGTGGTCACGTTGCAATTGCCGGCGGACACGTGCAGCAATTGCTGTCTGGCCGCAGCCGCTGGATATTTGGGTGGCGGCAGCACCAGGGACATGCGACAGGCTCAAACGGAAGGCGAGCGGAATCAGGCGGCCTTGCTCTATCACTTTTACcgcaggcagcagcagcagcagcaacagcagcagcaagagcaACACTATGACGATATGATGGACACGGAGGATAGCTACGGACAGCAGaaggagcaacagcagcagcaggagcagcaacagcaacacatACATTCCAAGGGTCTACTAAGACCACCGCCGATGCAACATcagcatcaacagcagcagcagcaacgtcGCCTGCTGCTGGATGTCAATTCGGGTAGTTATAACGCTGGACTAACTACGCTCACCACCAACAACACTCATTTCGGCGACGATCTGGCCAACTATCTACACGAACCGCTCAGCAACACATGCTACTACTCCAGCCAGTGCTTGAACCGGCTGCCACCTGTTGTCGTTGTGCgcgaggagcagcagctggcGGAGGTCACCGAtagcgatggcgatggcgactCCCTTGACGGCGGTGCTTTGCACACCCTGCAGGCTCACGAGTTGCAGCATCACGTGGAGCCCAGGCAGGCggccatgttgctgctgcgacacTCGacaccgcagcagcagcatcgcaGCAGCATGGCCTCGTCCTTGTACCAATCCTTTGACGTGACCTCCGCCGATCTGAGCCACGGCAACGACCACAACAGGAGCGGCCATAATAATAGCAACAATaaccaccacaacaacaactttgCCACAGtcattttcaatgttttggactttttgttttga
- the LOC117141904 gene encoding uncharacterized protein LOC117141904 isoform X2 — MSSWAERVHRRAADLGNVVTSCGHPATAPAYPYRLEKVKFGVPLEEVCKHNNNIPGPLLVLILKLNKESPNRRDVFRAPGHQGAMKKLIHFLQAGRLVNVDNYSVFTIASVLKKFLRKIPNGIFGRSGEMELFAINDLQNEAEQTERLHRLFGSLPKYTQHLLVLLFGTFRVIASNAAHASTGMTSEALGVSVAPSFFQSCVSDGKTARMEDVLKFKVSTKIMQNIIDKFATHDIFGRDNYEYYARVTGRILKVQDEWICSFQYPPPPRGKLAQQKYALQHSLEAEKTWLQCQCERWGLLAQEESRSTPALLTSSSSALENSVLSLGVSPEHSFIESCARLSVSLEGPGIYAMTSSPLPAKRNGNGNGNATDYDYDDYADDDEDNDELDGVHDFGAELEISSIAPPQGSRGIYRHKQRAQQQPHHYQQQLQQVPPQHQRDYDEDDDDDEDEMTFVKRRYRQNKKKPAPPSSSQHQRRLRTGTKSLDGGGERRTGSGAAAGSGGGASGSAVGNPTPPKLKQRTCSRCNRGIRHSSSCSSNSAGATGSNSGGGGNGGSGAGNGGGAEGGMTMEELRAVNRYAESTKSLSYLPQVHERQTARMRTRSEWFLGPRDAVVTLQLPADTCSNCCLAAAAGYLGGGSTRDMRQAQTEGERNQAALLYHFYRRQQQQQQQQQQEQHYDDMMDTEDSYGQQKEQQQQQEQQQQHIHSKGLLRPPPMQHQHQQQQQQRRLLLDVNSVGNIRLSNSAESIQYAARRPVASLGLNPSLGGAITTINTTSTHNPTTRRLLINVPRQYRSSLRRNKEKQIGGNSQSNSSNSLGSDQLTGNAGAAAGSAVGVPVLNKPLLMVGLLPGAEQPPSVRNSIAECGISTPDAMDVGMECSTTLSFKPPRL; from the exons ATGTCCAGCTGGGCAGAACGCGTCCATAGGCGCGCCGCGGATTTGGGCAACGTGGTGACCTCCTGCGGCCACCCCGCCACTGCACCCGCCTATCCGTACCGCCTCGAAAAGGTCAAATTCGGTGTGCCGCTGGAGGAGGTGTGcaagcacaacaacaacattcCCGGGCCCCTGCTCGTCCTGATCCTCAAGCTGAACAAGGAGTCACCGAACCGCCGCGATGTATTCCGCGCCCCCGGCCACCAGGGCGCCATGAAGAAGCTCATCCACTTCCTGCAGGCCGGTCGGCTGGTCAACGTGGACAACTATTCGGTGTTCACCATCGCCAGCGTGCTCAAGAAGTTCCTGCGCAAGATCCCCAATGGGATATTCGGGCGCAGCGGCGAGATGGAGCTGTTCGCCATCAACGATCTGCAAAACGAAGCCGAGCAAACGGAGCGACTGCACAG ACTCTTCGGTTCGCTGCCGAAATACACACAGCATCTATTAGTTCTACTGTTCGGCACATTCCGGGTTATCGCGAGCAATGCGGCCCACGCCTCCACCGGAATGACCAGCGAGGCGCTGGGCGTTTCCGTGGCCCCCAGTTTCTTTCAATCCTGCGTCAGCGATGGCAAAACTGCCCGCATGGAGGATGTGCTCAAGTTCAAG GTCTCTACGAAGATCATGCAGAATATAATTGATAAGTTTGCCACGCACGACATCTTCGGGCGCGACAACTACGAGTACTACGCCCGCGTCACAGGACGCATTCTCAAGGTGCAGGACGAGTGGATATGCAGCTTTCAGTATCCACCACCGCCACGTGGCAAGTTGGCTCAACAAAAATACGCAT TGCAACATTCTTTGGAGGCGGAGAAGACATGGCTGCAGTGCCAATGCGAGCGTTGGGGCTTAC TGGCCCAGGAGGAGTCCCGCTCGACGCCCGCCCTGCTGACCAGCTCCAGTTCCGCATTGGAGAACAGTGTCCTGTCGCTGGGCGTTTCCCCCGAGCACTCGTTCATCGAGAGCTGCGCCCGTCTCTCGGTTTCGCTGGAGGGACCTGGCATCTATGCCATGACATCGTCGCCGTTGCCGGCGAAGcggaatggcaatggcaacggCAATGCCACGGACTACGACTACGATGACTATGCCGACGATGATGAGGACAACGATGAGCTGGACGGCGTTCACGACTTTGGTGCCGAATTGGAGATCAGTAGCATAGCTCCGCCGCAGGGAAGTCGTGGCATCTATCGCCACAAGCAGCGAgcccagcagcagccacaccactaccaacagcagctgcagcaggtgCCGCCTCAGCACCAGCGGGACTacgacgaggacgacgacgatgatgaggaTGAGATGACGTTTGTGAAGCGCCGGTATCGACAGAACAAAAAGAAGCCAGCGCCGCCGAGCAGCAGCCAACATCAGAGGCGATTGCGCACTGGCACCAAGAGTCTCGATGGCGGAGGGGAGAGGCGCACGGGATCGGGAGCAGCGGCAGGATCAGGAGGAGGTGCTTCAGGCTCAGCAGTTGGCAATCCCACGCCGCCCAAGCTCAAGCAGCGAACGTGCAGCCGCTGCAATCGAGGCATTCGGCACAGCAGCTCGTGCAGCTCCAACTCCGCCGGAGCAACTGGCTCGAATAGCGGAGGAGGCGGCAACGGAGGCTCCGGAGCCGGAAACGGAGGAGGCGCCGAAGGCGGCATGACCATGGAGGAGCTGAGGGCCGTCAACCGATATGCGGAGAGCACCAAGAGCCTCTCGTATCTGCCACAG GTCCATGAACGCCAAACCGCCCGCATGCGCACCCGCTCCGAGTGGTTCCTGGGTCCCCGGGACGCGGTGGTCACGTTGCAATTGCCGGCGGACACGTGCAGCAATTGCTGTCTGGCCGCAGCCGCTGGATATTTGGGTGGCGGCAGCACCAGGGACATGCGACAGGCTCAAACGGAAGGCGAGCGGAATCAGGCGGCCTTGCTCTATCACTTTTACcgcaggcagcagcagcagcagcaacagcagcagcaagagcaACACTATGACGATATGATGGACACGGAGGATAGCTACGGACAGCAGaaggagcaacagcagcagcaggagcagcaacagcaacacatACATTCCAAGGGTCTACTAAGACCACCGCCGATGCAACATcagcatcaacagcagcagcagcaacgtcGCCTGCTGCTGGATGTCAATTCGG TTGGCAACATCCGTTTGAGTAACAGCGCCGAGTCCATTCAGTATGCAGCCCGACGACCGGTCGCCAGTCTCGGCCTCAATCCCAGCCTCGGCGGCGCCATTACCACCATCAACACCACCAGCACCCACAATCCCACCACCAGGCGGCTGCTCATCAATGTGCCGCGCCAGTATCGATCCTCGCTGCGGCGCAACAAGGAGAAGCAGATCGGCGGCAATAGTCAGAGCAACAGTAGCAATAGCCTGGGCAGTGATCAGTTGACCGGAAAtgctggagcagctgcaggATCGGCCGTCGGTGTTCCGGTGCTAAACAAACCCCTACTGATGGTCGGCCTACTGCCGGGTGCCGAGCAGCCGCCCTCCGTACGGAACTCCATTGCCGAGTGCGGCATCTCGACGCCGGATGCAATGGACGTGGGCATGGAGTGCAGCACGACGCTGAGCTTCAAGCCGCCGCGGCTGTAA
- the LOC117141904 gene encoding uncharacterized protein LOC117141904 isoform X5 — translation MSSWAERVHRRAADLGNVVTSCGHPATAPAYPYRLEKVKFGVPLEEVCKHNNNIPGPLLVLILKLNKESPNRRDVFRAPGHQGAMKKLIHFLQAGRLVNVDNYSVFTIASVLKKFLRKIPNGIFGRSGEMELFAINDLQNEAEQTERLHRLFGSLPKYTQHLLVLLFGTFRVIASNAAHASTGMTSEALGVSVAPSFFQSCVSDGKTARMEDVLKFKVSTKIMQNIIDKFATHDIFGRDNYEYYARVTGRILKVQDEWICSFQYPPPPRGKLAQQKYALQHSLEAEKTWLQCQCERWGLLGNIRLSNSAESIQYAARRPVASLGLNPSLGGAITTINTTSTHNPTTRRLLINVPRQYRSSLRRNKEKQIGGNSQSNSSNSLGSDQLTGNAGAAAGSAVGVPVLNKPLLMVGLLPGAEQPPSVRNSIAECGISTPDAMDVGMECSTTLSFKPPRL, via the exons ATGTCCAGCTGGGCAGAACGCGTCCATAGGCGCGCCGCGGATTTGGGCAACGTGGTGACCTCCTGCGGCCACCCCGCCACTGCACCCGCCTATCCGTACCGCCTCGAAAAGGTCAAATTCGGTGTGCCGCTGGAGGAGGTGTGcaagcacaacaacaacattcCCGGGCCCCTGCTCGTCCTGATCCTCAAGCTGAACAAGGAGTCACCGAACCGCCGCGATGTATTCCGCGCCCCCGGCCACCAGGGCGCCATGAAGAAGCTCATCCACTTCCTGCAGGCCGGTCGGCTGGTCAACGTGGACAACTATTCGGTGTTCACCATCGCCAGCGTGCTCAAGAAGTTCCTGCGCAAGATCCCCAATGGGATATTCGGGCGCAGCGGCGAGATGGAGCTGTTCGCCATCAACGATCTGCAAAACGAAGCCGAGCAAACGGAGCGACTGCACAG ACTCTTCGGTTCGCTGCCGAAATACACACAGCATCTATTAGTTCTACTGTTCGGCACATTCCGGGTTATCGCGAGCAATGCGGCCCACGCCTCCACCGGAATGACCAGCGAGGCGCTGGGCGTTTCCGTGGCCCCCAGTTTCTTTCAATCCTGCGTCAGCGATGGCAAAACTGCCCGCATGGAGGATGTGCTCAAGTTCAAG GTCTCTACGAAGATCATGCAGAATATAATTGATAAGTTTGCCACGCACGACATCTTCGGGCGCGACAACTACGAGTACTACGCCCGCGTCACAGGACGCATTCTCAAGGTGCAGGACGAGTGGATATGCAGCTTTCAGTATCCACCACCGCCACGTGGCAAGTTGGCTCAACAAAAATACGCAT TGCAACATTCTTTGGAGGCGGAGAAGACATGGCTGCAGTGCCAATGCGAGCGTTGGGGCTTAC TTGGCAACATCCGTTTGAGTAACAGCGCCGAGTCCATTCAGTATGCAGCCCGACGACCGGTCGCCAGTCTCGGCCTCAATCCCAGCCTCGGCGGCGCCATTACCACCATCAACACCACCAGCACCCACAATCCCACCACCAGGCGGCTGCTCATCAATGTGCCGCGCCAGTATCGATCCTCGCTGCGGCGCAACAAGGAGAAGCAGATCGGCGGCAATAGTCAGAGCAACAGTAGCAATAGCCTGGGCAGTGATCAGTTGACCGGAAAtgctggagcagctgcaggATCGGCCGTCGGTGTTCCGGTGCTAAACAAACCCCTACTGATGGTCGGCCTACTGCCGGGTGCCGAGCAGCCGCCCTCCGTACGGAACTCCATTGCCGAGTGCGGCATCTCGACGCCGGATGCAATGGACGTGGGCATGGAGTGCAGCACGACGCTGAGCTTCAAGCCGCCGCGGCTGTAA
- the LOC117141904 gene encoding rho GTPase-activating protein 20 isoform X6, translating to MSSWAERVHRRAADLGNVVTSCGHPATAPAYPYRLEKVKFGVPLEEVCKHNNNIPGPLLVLILKLNKESPNRRDVFRAPGHQGAMKKLIHFLQAGRLVNVDNYSVFTIASVLKKFLRKIPNGIFGRSGEMELFAINDLQNEAEQTERLHRLFGSLPKYTQHLLVLLFGTFRVIASNAAHASTGMTSEALGVSVAPSFFQSCVSDGKTARMEDVLKFKVSTKIMQNIIDKFATHDIFGRDNYEYYARVTGRILKVQDEWICSFQYPPPPRGKLAQQKYALQHSLEAEKTWLQCQCERWGLRP from the exons ATGTCCAGCTGGGCAGAACGCGTCCATAGGCGCGCCGCGGATTTGGGCAACGTGGTGACCTCCTGCGGCCACCCCGCCACTGCACCCGCCTATCCGTACCGCCTCGAAAAGGTCAAATTCGGTGTGCCGCTGGAGGAGGTGTGcaagcacaacaacaacattcCCGGGCCCCTGCTCGTCCTGATCCTCAAGCTGAACAAGGAGTCACCGAACCGCCGCGATGTATTCCGCGCCCCCGGCCACCAGGGCGCCATGAAGAAGCTCATCCACTTCCTGCAGGCCGGTCGGCTGGTCAACGTGGACAACTATTCGGTGTTCACCATCGCCAGCGTGCTCAAGAAGTTCCTGCGCAAGATCCCCAATGGGATATTCGGGCGCAGCGGCGAGATGGAGCTGTTCGCCATCAACGATCTGCAAAACGAAGCCGAGCAAACGGAGCGACTGCACAG ACTCTTCGGTTCGCTGCCGAAATACACACAGCATCTATTAGTTCTACTGTTCGGCACATTCCGGGTTATCGCGAGCAATGCGGCCCACGCCTCCACCGGAATGACCAGCGAGGCGCTGGGCGTTTCCGTGGCCCCCAGTTTCTTTCAATCCTGCGTCAGCGATGGCAAAACTGCCCGCATGGAGGATGTGCTCAAGTTCAAG GTCTCTACGAAGATCATGCAGAATATAATTGATAAGTTTGCCACGCACGACATCTTCGGGCGCGACAACTACGAGTACTACGCCCGCGTCACAGGACGCATTCTCAAGGTGCAGGACGAGTGGATATGCAGCTTTCAGTATCCACCACCGCCACGTGGCAAGTTGGCTCAACAAAAATACGCAT TGCAACATTCTTTGGAGGCGGAGAAGACATGGCTGCAGTGCCAATGCGAGCGTTGGGGCTTAC GTCCATGA